One Dioscorea cayenensis subsp. rotundata cultivar TDr96_F1 chromosome 17, TDr96_F1_v2_PseudoChromosome.rev07_lg8_w22 25.fasta, whole genome shotgun sequence DNA window includes the following coding sequences:
- the LOC120280330 gene encoding uncharacterized protein LOC120280330, whose amino-acid sequence MPTWSNVRREVLARFAGALAANPYEALATVKQNGSVDLYIRDFIEKSAQIQSWQEEAFTGQFLNGLREEIRAHIRSHETKDLYATMTLAQENEHELELVTKKTRLHSSISTTFGLGSRAGVANAVGRSLVHSFGSSAQQSVASSLAANASSRGQGNWAPLSRGDKRIRSKVNSKTSSVGSSTNSPAHPATSARIRRVRQYTQKKFQDLRSKGLCFCCHQPYNSLHQRPNKSLRTLTLGDEELNGESPCTLEFNEQSQDSPSEDASQLLQLELPYFSMTSTQQPSTLKFLGKIGQFSVIVMVDSGASHCFISNTTAKLQIPISSTPKFGVRLGDGH is encoded by the coding sequence ATGCCGACGTGGAGCAATGTTCGCCGTGAGGTGCTTGCGCGATTCGCGGGAGCTTTAGCTGCTAACCCATATGAGGCTTTGGCTACTGTAAAACAAAATGGCTCAGTCGATCTGTACATCCGTGACTTCATCGAGAAGTCTGCGCAAATACAAAGTTGGCAAGAAGAAGCATTCACAGGTCAATTTCTCAATGGCCTTCGAGAGGAGATTAGAGCACACATCCGTTCCCATGAGACTAAGGATCTGTATGCGACAATGACTCTGGCACAGGAAAACGAGCATGAGCTCGAATTAGTTACGAAGAAGACGAGATTGCACAGTTCAATCTCGACAACTTTTGGGCTCGGGTCGCGGGCTGGTGTGGCAAATGCAGTGGGACGATCTTTAGTCCACTCTTTCGGGTCATCCGCACAACAGAGTGTTGCGTCGAGCTTGGCCGCAAATGCGTCATCGCGTGGGCAAGGCAATTGGGCACCGTTGTCAAGAGGTGACAAACGAATTCGATCCAAGGTCAACTCAAAGACCAGTAGTGTGGGAAGCAGCACCAATTCTCCCGCACATCCGGCCACATCAGCACGAATTCGGCGTGTCCGTCAATATACTCAAAAAAAGTTCCAAGACCTCCGTTCAAAAGGGCTTTGTTTCTGTTGTCATCAGCCATATAATTCTCTCCACCAGCGTCCTAACAAATCTCTACGAACCTTGACTTTAGGTGACGAAGAGCTTAACGGGGAAAGCCCTTGTACACTTGAGTTTAATGAACAGTCTCAAGACTCTCCTAGTGAAGATGCTTCACAACTACTCCAGTTGGAGTTACCATATTTTTCCATGACTTCCACTCAGCAACCCAGCACTTTGAAGTTTCTTGGTAAAATTGGGCAGTTTTCCGTCATCGTTATGGTGGACAGTGGCGCCAGTCATTGCTTTATATCAAACACAACAGCTAAGCTCCAGATTCCTATCTCTTCAACACCAAAATTTGGAGTCCGTTTAGGAGACGGCCACTGA